One Pectobacterium colocasium DNA segment encodes these proteins:
- a CDS encoding ATP-grasp domain-containing protein has product MKSKYVLVVDPFSSGAVFANRIKALYGYETIALITNSHLPEAVMATFKKEDYAQVFYYKSLNVTVAEIESYLTQAPDFIICGSEPGVSVFDLLCDKWDRMPNILSLSAARRDKYLMQKQLKLEGIRYIPHFKSGDFNCILQWCSDNPFTEYVVKPIRSFGTEGVFFCKSVDEIKKAYDSLIGTLDYSGNRNSELLIEQKIEGIEYVVDAVSNEGKHFIVNIFRYIKEQVDGVPIYRQMITESVTEHSALVNYVKQVLTSLGIVNGSSHNEVIMSSDGPVLVESGARMHGGLGPRLVNECNSHSLVDLGLMARISSSDFRRQTMNAPTLKKYAVEYFLSSPSSGMVKDVCIEDMCSPLSSYGFTVCKVKSGDHIEKTTDLVTSYGRVVLFSTDLAILERDAAAIVEMERNSRLIILES; this is encoded by the coding sequence GTGAAGAGTAAATATGTTCTGGTAGTTGACCCTTTTTCAAGTGGCGCAGTGTTCGCGAATAGAATTAAAGCACTCTATGGATATGAGACTATTGCTCTGATAACAAATAGTCATCTTCCCGAAGCTGTTATGGCAACCTTCAAGAAGGAAGACTATGCACAGGTTTTTTATTATAAATCACTGAATGTCACTGTGGCTGAAATCGAGAGTTATTTAACACAAGCGCCTGACTTTATCATCTGTGGTTCTGAACCCGGAGTCTCTGTATTTGATTTACTGTGTGATAAATGGGATCGTATGCCTAATATATTGTCACTTTCGGCAGCGCGCCGCGATAAATATCTGATGCAGAAACAGCTCAAATTGGAAGGTATCAGATATATTCCGCATTTTAAATCGGGGGATTTTAACTGCATATTACAGTGGTGCAGTGATAATCCTTTCACTGAGTATGTGGTTAAACCTATTCGCTCATTCGGAACAGAAGGTGTTTTCTTTTGTAAAAGCGTTGATGAAATAAAAAAGGCTTATGATAGCTTAATCGGTACTTTAGACTACTCCGGTAACCGCAATAGTGAACTGCTCATAGAACAGAAAATCGAAGGGATCGAGTATGTTGTTGACGCAGTAAGCAATGAGGGTAAGCATTTCATCGTAAATATATTCAGATATATAAAAGAACAGGTAGATGGAGTGCCTATTTACCGACAGATGATTACTGAATCTGTAACTGAACATTCGGCTCTCGTTAACTATGTCAAACAGGTCCTGACCTCACTCGGGATCGTTAACGGCAGCTCCCACAATGAAGTCATAATGTCCTCAGATGGCCCCGTATTGGTTGAGTCAGGAGCAAGAATGCATGGTGGGCTTGGGCCCCGTCTCGTGAATGAATGTAATTCACATTCCCTTGTTGACCTTGGTTTGATGGCTCGCATTTCTTCTTCAGATTTTAGAAGGCAAACCATGAATGCTCCGACATTGAAGAAATATGCCGTTGAATATTTTCTCAGTTCGCCCTCTTCAGGAATGGTAAAAGATGTGTGCATAGAGGATATGTGTTCACCATTATCAAGCTACGGATTTACAGTATGTAAAGTTAAGTCTGGCGATCATATAGAGAAAACTACCGATCTTGTCACATCGTATGGCCGTGTTGTGCTGTTCAGTACGGATTTGGCAATTCTTGAACGAGACGCAGCGGCTATAGTTGAAATGGAGAGAAATAGTAGATTAATCATACTCGAAAGCTAA
- a CDS encoding amino acid ABC transporter ATP-binding protein, which produces MSEDNVLREDIDLNEDVVLSIRGLQKRFGAVEVLKGIDLDVRRGEKIAIIGGSGSGKSTLLRCLNFMEIPSAGTIELDGVVLGKTNAQGQRDYPEKQLCAVRERVGMVFQQFNLFPHLTVLENVREALVSVKKMPRHDANAIAKAQLEKVGLSNKQDARPANLSGGQQQRVAIARALAMSPEIMLFDEPTSSLDPELVGEVLHTIRDLADEGRTLLLVTHELGFAYHFADRVIFIENGVIHEMGSAEQVLKNPQQPRTQAFLARFAERAF; this is translated from the coding sequence ATGAGTGAAGATAACGTTCTGCGTGAAGATATAGACCTGAATGAGGATGTCGTCCTGAGCATTCGCGGCCTCCAGAAGCGCTTCGGTGCCGTTGAGGTATTGAAAGGTATCGATCTGGATGTACGACGCGGCGAAAAAATTGCCATCATCGGCGGCAGCGGGTCGGGAAAAAGCACCCTGCTGCGCTGTCTGAATTTCATGGAGATTCCCAGCGCGGGCACCATCGAACTGGATGGCGTCGTGTTGGGAAAAACCAACGCGCAAGGCCAGCGCGACTACCCGGAAAAGCAGCTGTGCGCCGTGCGTGAACGCGTCGGCATGGTGTTTCAGCAATTCAACCTGTTTCCCCATCTGACCGTGCTGGAGAATGTGCGTGAAGCGCTGGTGTCGGTGAAAAAAATGCCGCGCCATGATGCGAATGCCATCGCCAAAGCCCAGTTGGAAAAGGTTGGATTGAGCAACAAGCAAGACGCACGCCCCGCCAACCTGTCTGGCGGCCAGCAGCAGCGCGTGGCAATTGCCCGTGCGCTGGCCATGTCGCCGGAAATCATGCTGTTTGATGAGCCGACCTCATCACTGGACCCGGAACTGGTGGGGGAAGTGCTGCACACCATCCGCGACTTAGCGGACGAAGGACGCACATTGCTGCTGGTCACTCATGAACTGGGATTCGCCTACCACTTCGCCGACCGCGTCATCTTTATCGAGAATGGCGTGATCCATGAAATGGGCAGCGCCGAACAGGTGCTGAAAAACCCACAGCAACCGCGAACCCAGGCTTTTCTTGCCCGGTTTGCCGAGCGAGCCTTTTAA
- a CDS encoding RBBP9/YdeN family alpha/beta hydrolase, with the protein METTYLVVPGYTNSGPEHWQSYMERKYTNVIRVIQDDWNNPCRQTWVERLDQTIKNTTGDIVLIGHSCGAVSVAQWVESYDSEKVVYAIMVALADVDAQDALEDIRQQRPLPTKNLSITSLLICSDNDEHLSLQRAHELASAWGSEIKVIPGAGHIHTAAGYGEWLTGEKLIEEFTGRKLISKGEKE; encoded by the coding sequence ATGGAAACTACTTATCTGGTTGTCCCTGGCTACACTAACTCTGGTCCTGAGCATTGGCAGTCTTACATGGAAAGGAAGTATACGAATGTTATCCGTGTCATACAGGATGATTGGAATAATCCTTGTCGCCAAACATGGGTCGAGCGTCTGGATCAGACCATAAAGAATACTACAGGTGACATCGTGCTAATCGGGCATAGTTGCGGCGCTGTTAGTGTAGCCCAATGGGTGGAATCTTACGATAGTGAGAAGGTCGTGTATGCAATTATGGTTGCGCTTGCTGACGTTGACGCTCAGGATGCTCTGGAGGATATTCGTCAGCAAAGGCCGTTACCTACCAAGAATCTTTCTATAACTTCTCTTTTGATTTGTAGCGATAACGATGAGCATCTTTCATTGCAACGAGCCCATGAGTTGGCCTCCGCATGGGGAAGTGAAATAAAAGTAATTCCTGGTGCTGGACATATTCATACAGCCGCAGGATACGGCGAATGGTTGACTGGGGAAAAACTAATTGAGGAATTTACAGGTAGGAAATTAATCAGCAAGGGAGAAAAAGAATAA
- a CDS encoding MFS transporter yields MLKEIEKFSPAVRNFLIATFLMGLSNGMFDAVYNFYLEIRGIDKSDTGHIYAIAMIMMAAAVVPLIYLSKKVSQKTLLIYSSFIYAFPFILLPFLTTITASALALGVILSGMIALLSLGNSLVGSNVESSSRTALFSCFFISYLGAAMVGSVIVSLITYYSRVDNLVNYQFILLASFFSAILMIYFRLRSLDGIVEPDKEGVKISGGRETEWFNFFVLFVASSFLGGSITLIFRFINIVFNLAYSMNVSEISLIMGGDKIISVVGAIFAPLLVKRFSLKPTVIISGVLTFICIYAQSLHVSVAIFIALYFIRLLLNYCLMPLLDTLAITGFAKERTLLSTSIRQLSFYLGSALSAIIYGKFLDSGHWENALVISAVLALTGSIFMTMIRVKNSN; encoded by the coding sequence ATGTTAAAAGAAATAGAGAAATTTAGTCCTGCGGTTAGGAATTTCCTGATTGCGACTTTTTTAATGGGGTTGAGTAATGGCATGTTCGATGCTGTTTATAATTTCTATCTGGAAATTCGTGGGATTGATAAATCAGATACAGGACATATTTACGCCATTGCAATGATAATGATGGCCGCAGCAGTAGTGCCTTTGATTTATCTGAGTAAGAAAGTTTCTCAGAAAACACTTCTTATCTACTCTTCTTTCATTTATGCATTTCCTTTCATTTTACTCCCTTTCTTGACAACAATAACTGCGAGTGCATTGGCGTTGGGAGTGATCTTATCTGGCATGATTGCGTTGCTATCGCTCGGAAACTCATTGGTAGGATCAAATGTTGAATCTAGTAGCCGTACTGCGCTATTTAGCTGCTTCTTCATTTCTTATCTGGGAGCGGCCATGGTAGGATCGGTTATAGTTAGCCTAATAACTTATTATTCTCGTGTGGATAACCTAGTAAACTATCAATTTATTCTATTGGCATCTTTTTTTTCTGCCATATTGATGATTTATTTCCGTTTGAGATCTTTAGATGGAATTGTTGAGCCAGACAAAGAGGGAGTAAAAATTTCAGGGGGACGGGAAACAGAATGGTTCAATTTTTTTGTGCTTTTTGTTGCATCTTCCTTTCTTGGTGGTTCTATTACCTTGATATTTCGATTCATTAATATTGTATTCAATCTTGCGTATTCAATGAATGTCAGTGAAATCTCTCTTATAATGGGGGGGGACAAAATCATTAGTGTTGTTGGGGCAATTTTTGCGCCTTTGTTGGTTAAACGGTTTTCCCTTAAACCGACTGTCATTATCTCTGGAGTGCTAACATTCATATGCATCTATGCTCAGTCTCTCCATGTGTCAGTTGCGATTTTTATCGCTCTGTATTTCATCAGACTTTTACTTAATTATTGTCTGATGCCACTTCTTGATACGCTTGCTATTACGGGGTTCGCGAAAGAGAGAACACTATTATCGACAAGTATACGCCAACTTTCTTTCTATCTCGGGAGTGCTTTATCTGCCATCATTTATGGAAAATTTCTTGATAGTGGTCATTGGGAAAATGCCCTTGTAATTTCAGCTGTGCTTGCACTCACTGGTTCCATTTTTATGACCATGATTCGAGTTAAAAATAGCAATTAA
- a CDS encoding amino acid ABC transporter permease translates to MSYQWDFSAIWPYHQLLLEGLWGTIKIGATSILIGMVAGMVLAAMKMSPRRLLRLPAGILIGFYRNTPALVHFFWIYYALPVITPLTFSPFTAAVIALSAQSGAFYAEVYRGAISSIHTGQWEGAKALGMPKSTALRRVILPQALRRMIPPFIERSFELIKSTSLASSLAYSELLYQAMQINSQTYRPLEVYSLVAVMYFTLLLLISLLSQHIEKRLSLADRRLT, encoded by the coding sequence ATGTCTTATCAGTGGGATTTTTCCGCCATCTGGCCTTACCATCAGCTACTGCTGGAAGGACTGTGGGGAACGATAAAGATCGGTGCCACCAGCATCCTGATCGGAATGGTGGCAGGCATGGTGCTCGCCGCGATGAAAATGTCACCGCGACGACTGTTGCGTCTACCTGCTGGGATATTGATTGGCTTTTACCGTAATACACCCGCGCTGGTGCATTTTTTCTGGATTTACTATGCCCTGCCCGTCATTACGCCGTTAACCTTTTCGCCTTTTACCGCCGCCGTGATCGCGTTGTCCGCACAGTCCGGTGCCTTCTATGCCGAAGTTTACCGTGGCGCGATCTCCTCTATTCACACGGGACAATGGGAAGGGGCTAAAGCGCTGGGCATGCCGAAATCAACGGCGCTACGTCGGGTTATTCTTCCGCAGGCATTACGCCGGATGATCCCGCCCTTTATTGAGCGCTCGTTTGAACTCATCAAATCCACGTCGCTGGCGTCATCTCTGGCCTACAGCGAGCTGCTTTATCAGGCCATGCAGATCAACAGCCAAACCTACCGACCATTGGAAGTCTACAGTCTGGTGGCGGTGATGTATTTCACCCTGCTGCTGCTGATTAGTCTGTTGAGTCAACATATTGAGAAACGGCTGTCGCTGGCAGACCGTCGGCTCACGTAA
- a CDS encoding amino acid ABC transporter permease gives MHYQWDFSLVWQNLPVLLTGLGVTLELWLLAGVLGTVLGLVLGLFRVFGKRWLSLPARLFVEIFRNTPVLIQLIWFYYAFPVLVGVQFSTFAAAALALTLYSAAYCTEIFRAGLQSIDHGQWEGAKALGMRQAVILRRVVLPQVLRNMLPALTNRMIELAKVTSLASILAVNELMYQGRLLSSTYYRPLEILTVVALLYFVLIWPGSYLAARLERRFRSTP, from the coding sequence ATGCACTATCAATGGGATTTCTCGCTGGTCTGGCAAAACCTTCCCGTGTTGCTAACAGGCCTTGGCGTCACGCTCGAACTCTGGCTGCTCGCGGGGGTACTGGGCACCGTACTGGGGCTGGTTCTCGGTCTGTTTCGCGTATTTGGCAAACGCTGGCTGTCGCTCCCTGCCAGGCTCTTTGTCGAAATCTTTCGCAACACGCCGGTGCTGATTCAGTTGATCTGGTTTTATTACGCCTTCCCGGTTTTGGTCGGTGTGCAGTTCAGCACTTTTGCCGCCGCCGCACTGGCTCTGACGCTCTATAGCGCCGCCTACTGTACGGAGATTTTCCGCGCGGGGCTGCAATCCATCGACCACGGGCAGTGGGAAGGGGCGAAAGCGCTGGGCATGCGGCAGGCGGTGATCCTGCGGCGCGTGGTGCTGCCGCAAGTGTTACGCAACATGCTGCCCGCCCTCACCAACCGAATGATCGAGCTGGCTAAGGTCACCTCACTGGCCTCCATACTGGCCGTCAACGAACTGATGTACCAAGGACGACTGCTGAGCAGCACCTATTATCGTCCGCTAGAAATTCTGACCGTGGTGGCGCTGCTGTATTTCGTTTTGATCTGGCCGGGGAGTTACCTCGCCGCACGGCTTGAGCGTCGTTTCCGTTCCACCCCCTAG
- a CDS encoding arylamine N-acetyltransferase family protein, whose amino-acid sequence MNDLLRFTSRINISSPPISDISYLFKLHYAHICSIPFENMSMKENASKGNSYLTISEAILGNRRGGICFEFSVLLRPFLEHVGFIYRYRLARLLTPMLTPATHQIFIISIEEKDWIFDVGYGAKGPRAPLLLVDGYEHQHSFLSSRVSKCRKHGWTVSVKENSKPDASWEAIYAFHDIETTIEDVEMAYFYTLYSSKSLLNTNNVASMPTKNGRISIRNNIFTEVDGLSSSSKEIANREELSLLLSSRFGINIESEKLPHM is encoded by the coding sequence ATGAACGATTTACTACGTTTCACTTCTCGTATAAATATTTCTTCTCCCCCTATTTCAGATATAAGTTACCTTTTCAAATTACATTATGCTCATATATGTTCAATTCCATTTGAAAATATGAGTATGAAAGAAAATGCATCAAAGGGAAACAGCTATTTAACTATATCCGAAGCCATCTTAGGGAATAGGAGAGGAGGGATTTGTTTCGAATTTTCTGTTTTACTTAGACCTTTTCTAGAACATGTTGGATTTATATATAGATACCGATTGGCTAGATTGTTAACACCGATGTTGACCCCTGCAACCCACCAGATATTCATTATTTCAATAGAGGAGAAGGATTGGATATTTGACGTTGGTTATGGGGCTAAAGGCCCACGCGCGCCTTTACTTTTAGTTGATGGATATGAGCACCAACACTCTTTCCTTTCTTCCCGCGTAAGTAAATGCCGCAAGCATGGATGGACCGTTTCAGTGAAAGAAAATAGTAAACCGGATGCATCGTGGGAAGCTATTTATGCTTTTCATGATATTGAAACAACTATTGAAGATGTCGAGATGGCGTATTTCTATACTCTGTATTCATCAAAAAGTCTCCTCAACACGAATAATGTGGCAAGTATGCCAACGAAAAATGGGCGGATAAGTATACGTAACAACATTTTCACTGAGGTCGACGGGTTGTCTTCTTCTTCAAAAGAAATAGCAAACCGAGAAGAACTATCATTACTTCTTTCATCTCGATTTGGGATCAATATCGAATCCGAAAAATTACCCCATATGTGA
- a CDS encoding aminotransferase class IV yields MQPTLSSQSSQAYLQDPRNNDVQVYVNGEFVHRDNAVVSIFDSGYVCGDGVWEGLRLVNGRLIALDAHLDRLFDGAAAIQLDICHSREALIDILYKTLAVNGMTDGAHIRLMITRGKKHTPNQDPRFIIGGATIVCVAEYKVVDTAAKKRGLTLFTSTYRTSTPDVFDLRLNSHSRLNLIQALLQALQAGADEALMLDPNGFVASCNSTNFFIVRRGELWTSSGRYCFNGITRQTLINLAQANGLKVRTQDFTLAEALTADEAFVTGTLAGITPVKALDGRPFNAEHRPVTEQLSRWYEAYLHAR; encoded by the coding sequence ATGCAACCCACGTTATCCAGCCAAAGCAGTCAGGCCTACTTGCAGGATCCGCGTAATAACGACGTACAGGTGTATGTGAATGGGGAATTTGTTCATCGCGATAACGCGGTGGTGTCGATCTTTGATTCCGGCTATGTATGCGGCGACGGCGTATGGGAAGGATTACGTCTGGTTAACGGCCGCCTGATCGCGCTGGATGCCCATCTGGATCGCCTGTTCGACGGTGCCGCCGCAATCCAACTGGATATCTGCCACAGTCGGGAGGCGCTGATCGATATTCTCTACAAAACGCTCGCCGTCAACGGCATGACCGATGGCGCACATATTCGCCTGATGATTACCCGTGGGAAAAAACATACCCCGAATCAGGATCCCCGCTTTATTATCGGCGGCGCGACTATCGTGTGCGTGGCGGAGTATAAGGTCGTTGATACGGCAGCCAAAAAGCGCGGGCTGACGCTGTTTACCTCCACCTATCGCACCAGCACACCAGACGTCTTCGATCTGCGGCTGAATTCACACAGCCGGCTTAATCTTATTCAGGCGCTGTTACAGGCCTTACAGGCCGGTGCTGACGAAGCGCTGATGCTGGACCCGAACGGTTTTGTCGCCAGCTGTAACTCCACCAATTTTTTTATCGTCCGCCGCGGTGAACTGTGGACGTCGTCGGGCCGTTATTGCTTCAACGGGATTACTCGCCAGACCCTTATCAACCTCGCGCAGGCTAATGGACTTAAGGTCAGGACTCAGGATTTTACGCTGGCAGAAGCCCTCACCGCCGATGAAGCCTTTGTCACCGGCACGCTGGCAGGCATCACCCCGGTAAAAGCGCTGGATGGCCGCCCATTTAACGCCGAACACCGTCCGGTTACCGAACAGCTCAGCCGCTGGTATGAGGCGTACTTACATGCGCGCTAA
- a CDS encoding flavin reductase family protein, whose product MEVVGVGGNITFDTIKNSNHLLMIAGGIGITLPLSLIREYYRYYGEENTGHTVTLVLSFNELVAIPYLNELIDLYRRCSWFNLHIHVTRSPLYRVDEIIRYGRIDLRKINFSYEPDKVVICGSIQFAAAIGESVRLIFPMAKVETESFTSSTALELGEEKTEEQSYMVISGRDLFRQVSVNRKKTVLENLILHQVPIRSMCRSGICGSCKFRLNSGEVKSEPDFCLSVTERDNGIRLACCSYPSSDIASIEII is encoded by the coding sequence ATGGAAGTTGTCGGTGTTGGTGGGAACATCACTTTTGATACCATTAAAAATAGTAATCACCTGCTAATGATTGCGGGGGGGATAGGCATCACACTTCCACTATCACTGATTAGAGAATATTATAGATATTATGGAGAGGAAAACACTGGACATACGGTAACACTCGTATTGAGTTTTAACGAACTAGTCGCTATTCCGTACTTAAATGAGCTTATTGATCTATACAGGCGTTGTAGTTGGTTCAACTTGCATATTCATGTCACACGCAGTCCGTTATACAGAGTTGATGAAATCATTCGTTATGGAAGAATAGATCTACGGAAAATTAATTTTTCCTATGAACCCGATAAAGTTGTTATTTGCGGGAGTATTCAATTTGCTGCTGCCATAGGAGAATCAGTACGGTTGATTTTTCCTATGGCAAAGGTCGAAACAGAATCATTTACTTCCTCAACGGCCTTAGAATTAGGAGAGGAAAAAACGGAAGAACAATCATATATGGTTATATCCGGTAGAGATCTGTTCCGACAGGTGAGCGTAAACAGAAAAAAGACTGTACTGGAGAACCTGATTTTACATCAGGTTCCTATTAGAAGTATGTGTCGATCGGGGATATGTGGAAGTTGTAAATTCCGGCTGAATAGTGGAGAGGTTAAAAGCGAACCTGATTTTTGTCTTTCCGTAACAGAACGAGATAACGGTATTCGTCTTGCATGCTGTTCTTATCCATCGAGCGATATCGCTAGTATAGAAATCATTTGA
- a CDS encoding diiron oxygenase translates to MNTNVVIPDSENVAIMLKKLSLLWRNRAAVNNKHSEYSDLEFDVLKKDFSESLLPFRLHDAWKEAPDELKNRCLSYAWGIYNLKTIYIECDIVTPACEDIIKSPPVNAPNRAELQDVMCEALLDEALHTRMSIMACNYIYDRRRIAPLNHTSFNLISWRQQLLAGCSAEWQRRLSRFAIACASETLITDYLKVMAEDASIQKICHEVTRIHAEDEWSHASVFSYVAYDIVRDLSRSERKYLRETMLKTADLFADNELGAWENVFNMVEFPYAREIIAEKDSCNEIKIYLDSAETVISRIGL, encoded by the coding sequence ATGAATACTAATGTAGTGATCCCTGATAGTGAGAACGTTGCGATAATGTTGAAAAAACTTTCCTTATTATGGAGAAATAGGGCAGCGGTCAATAACAAACATTCAGAATATTCAGACCTTGAGTTTGATGTATTAAAAAAAGACTTTAGTGAGTCACTTCTACCATTTCGTTTGCATGATGCATGGAAGGAGGCACCTGATGAGCTAAAAAATAGATGCCTCTCGTATGCATGGGGTATCTATAACCTGAAGACAATATACATTGAATGCGACATCGTAACGCCAGCATGTGAGGATATAATCAAGTCACCCCCTGTGAACGCTCCTAACCGGGCAGAGTTACAAGATGTTATGTGTGAAGCCCTTTTGGATGAAGCGCTTCACACACGTATGTCAATTATGGCCTGCAACTATATCTATGATAGGAGACGTATTGCTCCATTAAACCACACAAGTTTCAATCTGATTAGCTGGCGTCAGCAACTCTTGGCGGGTTGTAGTGCTGAGTGGCAGAGGCGGCTTAGCCGATTTGCCATTGCTTGTGCAAGTGAAACGTTGATAACTGACTATCTTAAAGTCATGGCGGAAGATGCCAGTATTCAAAAGATCTGTCACGAAGTAACGAGAATTCATGCAGAAGATGAATGGAGTCATGCTAGCGTATTTAGCTATGTTGCTTATGATATTGTGAGAGACCTCAGCCGTAGTGAAAGGAAATATCTGCGGGAGACCATGTTGAAGACTGCTGACTTATTTGCAGATAACGAACTTGGTGCATGGGAGAATGTGTTCAATATGGTTGAATTCCCGTATGCCAGAGAAATTATTGCTGAAAAAGACAGTTGCAATGAGATAAAAATCTATCTTGACTCGGCAGAAACCGTCATATCTAGAATTGGCTTGTAA
- a CDS encoding MmgE/PrpD family protein, producing the protein MTHSAVLPLTLRLATFAHRLTIQDIPAALRRKIVLHFIDSLGCGIAGANSQVVRDCARVTRLHYAAGNSPIVDGGAPLAAIGAAFLNAAAINALDYDDGYEVAGRGMGHPGATLVAAALAAGGTRPIDGETLICALAAAYEINGRIIQSQQPSPARFQQVYGVCQHESIGAAVAYGLLTGCDAEGLENAIGLAASLTPLPSLHKYNWQQRPLVSFKDYNAPAAESGVRGVELHRGGIIGPRDVLSGEQGFWRMMGSDRFDETALLAGLGEEWAIQHASFKAYPACRWIHTALESFERVQHDLALSPQDIDLIRVKGSQRLAADFMDTRPQNATDAQFSLPFALACLAYRIPRHRWSADDALTNPELLALADKVQVEVSPELDQLMAQARRPVLQVDVVTRGKVVSGERIAFPLGCAENPLAESRIMAKFAENLSSRFAPAKVAEATAALSELEQCQDVAALLTPLMQMS; encoded by the coding sequence ATGACTCACTCTGCCGTATTACCGCTGACGCTGCGTCTGGCGACCTTTGCGCATCGGTTGACGATTCAGGACATTCCCGCCGCATTAAGACGAAAAATTGTGCTGCATTTTATCGACAGCCTGGGCTGCGGCATTGCAGGCGCAAACAGTCAGGTGGTACGGGATTGTGCACGCGTCACCCGCCTGCACTATGCGGCGGGTAACAGCCCAATAGTGGATGGCGGAGCGCCGCTAGCCGCCATCGGCGCGGCATTTTTGAATGCGGCTGCGATCAATGCGCTGGATTACGATGATGGTTATGAGGTTGCCGGGCGCGGCATGGGGCACCCCGGTGCCACACTGGTTGCCGCCGCGCTAGCGGCAGGAGGAACGCGTCCGATCGACGGCGAAACGCTGATTTGTGCGCTGGCTGCGGCGTATGAAATTAATGGCCGGATCATTCAGTCTCAGCAGCCGAGTCCGGCGCGTTTTCAGCAGGTTTACGGCGTGTGCCAGCATGAATCCATTGGAGCGGCAGTGGCCTACGGATTACTGACGGGGTGTGATGCGGAAGGACTAGAGAACGCCATCGGTCTGGCGGCGTCGCTGACGCCGTTGCCCAGCCTGCACAAATACAACTGGCAGCAGCGGCCGCTGGTGTCTTTCAAGGATTACAATGCCCCGGCGGCAGAATCGGGCGTGCGTGGGGTAGAACTCCATCGCGGCGGGATTATCGGGCCAAGAGATGTGCTGTCCGGCGAGCAGGGATTTTGGCGCATGATGGGGTCTGATCGCTTTGATGAAACGGCATTGTTGGCTGGACTAGGAGAGGAGTGGGCCATCCAGCACGCCAGCTTCAAAGCGTATCCGGCCTGTCGCTGGATACATACCGCACTGGAATCCTTCGAGCGCGTACAGCATGATCTGGCGCTATCACCGCAGGACATTGACCTGATTCGCGTCAAGGGAAGCCAGCGGCTGGCCGCGGACTTTATGGATACGCGACCGCAAAATGCGACGGACGCGCAGTTTAGCCTGCCGTTTGCGCTGGCGTGTCTGGCTTATCGTATTCCGCGCCATCGCTGGAGTGCGGACGACGCCTTAACCAACCCAGAACTTCTGGCGCTGGCCGATAAGGTTCAGGTTGAGGTTTCTCCTGAACTTGACCAGCTTATGGCGCAGGCACGTCGGCCAGTGTTGCAGGTTGATGTTGTCACGCGAGGAAAGGTAGTGAGCGGTGAACGCATCGCGTTTCCGCTGGGCTGCGCCGAAAACCCGCTAGCGGAAAGCCGCATTATGGCGAAATTTGCGGAGAATCTCTCGTCCCGATTTGCCCCAGCAAAGGTTGCGGAGGCAACGGCGGCGTTATCCGAACTTGAGCAATGTCAGGATGTCGCCGCGCTGCTGACCCCGCTAATGCAGATGTCTTGA